The following proteins come from a genomic window of Methanomassiliicoccales archaeon:
- a CDS encoding HisA/HisF-related TIM barrel protein, protein MTENIVACQYCGSRRVTPKILVGGPMAALDNQDGSYVCLDCGRELVPLGFEGEQERKDFIAGTETAGKDFLHIPIVPVDTWSLFNIPLLDLPLVQVAQVVELRWKGEWEMSPGVSFNAYWKAVGSKRYGAEDVLLMDLSGMERARPNFEALKQLMKRKYSVWLEMGVRDVQDIFDAFTLGAQNAMIGSLTCSSLKMLEEVIELSDHSVPLLYFDGEVRWGSQRFRFTSLKDSLKLLDDLGFEKVAVLDLRRLGAGQGFDAELAAEAIKSEVEIVFGGGVRETDLPALKLLGAVGGLIDPFTPVLKDLIISERPTEEERPLPTTVKRESPRGLGTDA, encoded by the coding sequence ATGACCGAGAATATCGTTGCCTGCCAGTACTGCGGATCGCGCCGCGTGACCCCCAAGATACTGGTGGGCGGACCTATGGCCGCCCTGGACAACCAGGACGGCAGCTATGTCTGCCTGGATTGCGGGCGGGAGCTGGTGCCGCTGGGGTTCGAGGGCGAACAGGAGCGCAAGGACTTCATCGCTGGCACCGAGACGGCCGGGAAGGACTTCCTGCACATCCCCATCGTCCCGGTGGACACCTGGAGCCTGTTCAACATCCCGCTGCTGGACCTGCCGCTGGTGCAGGTGGCCCAGGTGGTGGAGCTGCGTTGGAAGGGTGAATGGGAGATGTCGCCGGGGGTCTCCTTCAACGCCTATTGGAAGGCGGTGGGGTCCAAGCGCTACGGCGCCGAGGACGTCCTGCTGATGGACCTCTCCGGGATGGAGCGCGCCCGCCCCAACTTCGAGGCCCTGAAGCAGCTGATGAAGCGCAAGTACTCCGTCTGGCTGGAGATGGGGGTGCGTGACGTGCAGGACATCTTCGACGCCTTCACCCTCGGCGCACAGAACGCGATGATCGGGAGCCTGACCTGCAGTTCCCTGAAGATGCTGGAAGAGGTCATCGAGCTGTCCGACCATAGCGTTCCCCTGCTGTATTTCGACGGGGAGGTGCGCTGGGGCTCTCAGCGCTTCCGCTTCACTTCGTTGAAGGATTCGTTGAAGCTGCTCGATGACCTGGGATTCGAAAAGGTAGCCGTGCTGGACCTGAGGCGCCTAGGCGCCGGTCAGGGCTTCGACGCGGAGCTGGCGGCGGAGGCGATAAAGAGCGAGGTGGAGATCGTCTTCGGAGGAGGCGTGCGGGAGACCGACCTGCCAGCGCTCAAGCTTCTGGGGGCGGTCGGAGGGCTTATCGACCCCTTCACCCCGGTGCTGAAGGACCTGATCATCTCCGAACGGCCGACCGAGGAGGAACGGCCGCTGCCCACGACCGTAAAACGGGAGAGCCCCCGCGGCCTGGGCACGGACGCCTGA
- a CDS encoding GAF domain-containing protein, producing the protein MAGNVGQTLICTLDRFGRLKYYNRTVESLLATDESRLVGNPLVSLLENGCSGEVEAALQECLSGRSTRERLTMTLGQSQFSISMTPVKEREEIVGVSLVGFLMGDDRRELTLDMVMEVLQDHDLLVMMYSREGDIRQSNTPFQRFLEVDRDILEGQDLSFILHGEEEDRRKLVKALVQPELPSFITLPMRVQGRPAKLTWSLHPFQSEGKDLVLAVASMPLLRRGADGSGAESLMFLAETSTQLISKENPNEVLQGELDNLLQREGLDFAVLRLLGWDGRPQLFCSGIDFKKARELFETQVGDSTLAVHMAKGENCTVSALNQDANFNANSIGFQSLVCLPLRFRGDFVGAGLFGKKEPVENLETRKLTLQVFSNQITMIYFYSLLNQHYIRIGAEFQTMFEISRLVSSTLDYKEVLDIILTKAKELVQYDNCIIFGFDHGGTQLTPLRYMVRYEVDPKALIVKVGEGITGMVASTGKGTLVERADLDERAKQVDGTPEEPSSLISVPLKIGDEMLGVMTLEKVPGKPFTQEEYNLIELFSVHAAMALKNSGSFMDIKSKVSMQKMYNILLTHDVANYNVPIHGFLEMLIKDPKLDERQRRYVKSSLVQSQNISNLITDVRKLWNIMESESAVELGPVDILPLLHDIVKEIKSSSLYSDIPLELIYPEGQAMVWADSLVKDVFFNVINNSQKFGEQKKVDVCVRPDKIGEVNYWRVEVRDQGKGIPDERKPLLFQRFENLDTSMAAEGHGLGLSVVKALIDRYQGRVWVEDRINGDPTKGSVFVIMLLKAE; encoded by the coding sequence ATGGCAGGGAACGTCGGACAGACGCTGATATGCACCCTGGACCGCTTTGGGCGGCTCAAGTATTACAATCGCACCGTAGAATCATTGCTGGCCACCGACGAGTCCCGCCTGGTAGGCAACCCCTTGGTCTCCCTACTGGAGAATGGATGTTCCGGAGAAGTGGAGGCGGCGCTGCAGGAGTGCCTGAGCGGGCGCAGCACCCGGGAGCGGCTGACCATGACGCTCGGCCAGTCCCAGTTCTCCATATCCATGACCCCGGTCAAGGAGAGGGAGGAGATCGTGGGCGTGAGCCTGGTGGGCTTCCTCATGGGCGACGATCGGCGCGAACTCACCCTGGACATGGTGATGGAAGTGCTCCAGGACCACGACCTTTTAGTGATGATGTACTCCCGCGAGGGGGACATCCGTCAGAGCAACACCCCGTTCCAGCGCTTCCTGGAGGTCGACCGCGACATCCTGGAAGGTCAGGACCTCTCCTTCATCCTGCACGGCGAGGAGGAGGACCGCAGGAAGCTGGTCAAGGCCCTGGTCCAACCGGAGCTGCCCTCCTTCATCACCCTGCCCATGCGGGTGCAGGGCCGGCCGGCCAAGCTCACTTGGTCCCTGCATCCCTTCCAGTCCGAGGGAAAGGACCTGGTCCTGGCCGTGGCCAGCATGCCCTTGCTGCGCCGCGGAGCGGATGGTTCCGGGGCGGAGTCCCTGATGTTCCTGGCCGAGACCTCCACCCAGCTCATCTCCAAGGAGAACCCCAACGAGGTGCTGCAGGGCGAGCTGGACAACCTGCTGCAGCGCGAGGGGCTGGACTTCGCCGTGCTGCGACTTCTGGGCTGGGACGGCCGACCGCAGCTGTTCTGCTCGGGCATCGATTTCAAGAAGGCTCGGGAGCTGTTCGAGACCCAGGTGGGCGATTCCACGCTGGCGGTCCACATGGCCAAGGGCGAGAACTGCACCGTCTCCGCCCTGAACCAGGATGCCAACTTCAACGCCAATTCCATCGGGTTCCAATCGCTGGTCTGCCTGCCCCTGAGGTTCCGCGGGGACTTCGTGGGCGCCGGACTGTTCGGCAAGAAGGAACCGGTGGAGAACCTGGAGACCAGGAAGCTCACGCTGCAGGTCTTCTCCAACCAGATCACCATGATCTACTTCTATTCACTGCTCAACCAGCACTATATCCGGATAGGGGCGGAGTTCCAGACCATGTTCGAGATCTCCCGCCTGGTCTCCAGCACCCTGGACTACAAGGAGGTGCTGGACATCATTCTGACGAAGGCCAAAGAGCTGGTGCAGTACGACAACTGCATAATCTTCGGATTCGATCACGGTGGAACCCAGCTTACCCCCCTTAGGTACATGGTACGGTACGAGGTGGACCCCAAGGCCCTGATCGTGAAGGTCGGCGAGGGCATCACCGGCATGGTGGCCAGCACCGGCAAGGGCACCCTGGTGGAGAGAGCCGACCTGGACGAGAGGGCCAAGCAGGTGGACGGGACCCCGGAGGAGCCGTCCTCGCTCATCAGCGTCCCTCTGAAGATAGGCGATGAGATGCTGGGCGTGATGACGTTGGAAAAGGTGCCGGGAAAGCCGTTCACCCAGGAGGAGTACAACCTCATCGAGCTCTTCTCCGTGCACGCGGCCATGGCCCTGAAGAACTCCGGGAGCTTCATGGACATAAAGTCCAAGGTGTCCATGCAGAAGATGTACAACATACTGCTGACCCACGACGTGGCCAATTACAACGTCCCCATACACGGCTTCCTGGAGATGCTGATAAAGGACCCCAAGCTGGACGAGAGGCAGCGGCGCTACGTGAAGAGCTCGCTGGTCCAATCGCAGAACATCTCCAACCTGATCACCGACGTTCGCAAGCTGTGGAACATCATGGAATCGGAGAGCGCCGTGGAGCTGGGCCCGGTGGACATCCTGCCGCTGCTGCACGACATCGTCAAGGAGATTAAGTCGTCCTCCCTCTACTCGGACATACCCCTCGAGCTGATCTATCCCGAGGGTCAGGCCATGGTCTGGGCCGACAGCCTGGTCAAGGACGTCTTCTTCAACGTCATAAACAATTCCCAGAAGTTCGGAGAGCAGAAGAAGGTGGACGTGTGCGTCCGTCCGGACAAGATCGGCGAGGTCAACTACTGGCGGGTGGAGGTGCGCGACCAGGGGAAGGGCATCCCCGACGAGCGCAAGCCGCTCCTGTTCCAGCGCTTCGAGAACCTGGACACCAGTATGGCCGCGGAGGGGCACGGCCTTGGGCTGTCGGTGGTGAAGGCGCTGATCGACCGATATCAGGGCCGGGTTTGGGTGGAGGACCGTATAAACGGAGATCCAACCAAGGGCTCGGTCTTCGTTATCATGTTGCTAAAAGCTGAATAA
- a CDS encoding flavodoxin family protein, whose product MRIVLVNGSPRPEGNTGTMLKELAKKARDRGAEVTYYELLDKEIQDCDGCYRCDAGGECVKDDDMKEAYALIQNADVLIIGSPIYMGVETGLTKCFVDRLYYLMSKKSEKPGRRAAALFTCGLIDGHVIYGYMHNRYHKLLNIDLGFEEVKTFVVPGMKTLVNLKDNFYAQETLKELEQFIFPDD is encoded by the coding sequence ATGAGGATAGTATTGGTCAATGGAAGTCCCCGGCCGGAGGGGAACACCGGAACCATGCTCAAGGAACTGGCCAAGAAGGCCAGGGACCGGGGGGCAGAGGTCACCTACTACGAGCTTCTGGACAAGGAGATCCAGGATTGCGATGGATGCTACCGCTGCGACGCGGGCGGGGAGTGCGTCAAGGACGACGACATGAAGGAGGCGTACGCCCTGATCCAGAACGCCGACGTGCTGATTATTGGCTCGCCCATTTACATGGGCGTGGAGACGGGCCTAACCAAATGCTTCGTGGACCGCCTTTATTATCTTATGTCGAAGAAGAGCGAAAAGCCAGGTCGGAGGGCCGCCGCCCTGTTCACCTGCGGGCTAATCGACGGGCATGTGATCTACGGCTACATGCACAACCGTTACCACAAGCTCTTGAACATAGACCTCGGGTTCGAGGAGGTCAAGACCTTCGTGGTGCCAGGCATGAAGACCCTGGTGAACCTCAAGGACAACTTCTACGCGCAGGAGACGCTCAAGGAGCTGGAACAGTTCATCTTCCCCGATGATTGA
- a CDS encoding PrsW family intramembrane metalloprotease, with product MELWELAVVLLAAIVPSLIYLIWIRNSERYNRERWGQVLSVYLFGMIVSIIAAVVLESVAIELIYSPGSIFSEGFWSFEAYDPTLEIVLLSVVIAPLVEEWTKGWGVIAIRHRIREPEDGFIYGAAVGLGFAAMENVFYNSSALLSGFDVFLATALTRAVASTLLHASASAVLGYGIARKYLLGARHIDASWLPYYLAAVLLHALFNGFAVAGEVWDHEAVPFIGLAAASVLVIGMFLWLRRSVRSMDQQ from the coding sequence ATGGAGCTCTGGGAACTGGCCGTCGTCCTGCTGGCCGCCATCGTGCCATCGCTGATCTATCTGATATGGATCCGCAACTCGGAGCGGTACAACCGGGAGAGATGGGGGCAGGTGCTCTCCGTCTACCTCTTCGGGATGATCGTCTCCATCATCGCCGCCGTGGTGCTGGAGAGCGTGGCCATCGAGCTCATCTACTCCCCCGGCTCCATCTTCTCCGAGGGGTTCTGGTCCTTCGAAGCGTACGACCCCACCCTGGAGATCGTCCTGCTGTCGGTGGTCATCGCCCCCCTGGTGGAAGAATGGACCAAGGGATGGGGCGTCATCGCCATCCGGCACCGCATCCGCGAACCGGAGGACGGATTCATCTACGGGGCGGCGGTGGGACTGGGCTTCGCGGCCATGGAGAACGTGTTCTACAACAGCAGCGCCTTGCTGAGCGGCTTCGATGTATTTCTGGCGACCGCGTTGACCAGGGCGGTGGCGTCCACCTTGCTGCACGCCTCGGCCTCGGCCGTGCTGGGCTACGGCATCGCCCGCAAGTATCTGTTGGGCGCAAGGCACATCGATGCCAGCTGGCTCCCGTACTACTTGGCCGCGGTGCTGCTGCACGCCCTGTTCAACGGCTTCGCCGTGGCCGGAGAGGTCTGGGACCACGAGGCGGTGCCCTTTATCGGGCTGGCGGCGGCCTCGGTGCTGGTCATCGGCATGTTCCTGTGGCTGCGGCGCAGCGTGCGCTCTATGGATCAGCAGTGA
- a CDS encoding KaiC domain-containing protein — MDKVKTGVSGLDEMLYGGIPKGSTVVVMGSFGTGKTTLGLQFLNQGLLEGEKCIYITLEEDRESILADAAAHGWDLQGKMAAKQMELVKLEPTDAKVTIQRIKSELPDFIKKFGASRIVIDSVSLLNLLFDTDHERRSNLFNLAQMVKRTGATLIMTAEVKDDNPFASRDGLIEYVADGVISLRYLELQDRHELLLSLRIIKMRRTDHSRKITPYSIGAKGLEVHVGSEF; from the coding sequence ATGGACAAGGTCAAGACGGGAGTAAGCGGGCTGGACGAGATGCTGTACGGGGGGATACCCAAAGGTTCCACGGTGGTGGTCATGGGCTCCTTCGGTACCGGCAAGACCACCCTCGGCCTGCAGTTCCTGAACCAGGGGCTGCTGGAGGGAGAGAAGTGTATCTACATCACATTGGAGGAGGACAGGGAGTCCATCTTGGCCGACGCGGCCGCCCACGGTTGGGACCTGCAGGGGAAGATGGCGGCCAAGCAGATGGAGTTAGTGAAACTGGAGCCCACCGACGCCAAGGTCACCATCCAGAGAATAAAGAGCGAGCTGCCTGATTTCATCAAGAAGTTCGGAGCGTCGCGCATCGTCATCGATTCGGTCTCCCTGCTCAACTTGCTCTTCGACACCGATCATGAGAGGCGCAGCAATCTCTTCAATTTGGCCCAGATGGTCAAGAGGACCGGGGCCACGCTCATCATGACGGCGGAGGTCAAGGACGACAATCCCTTCGCCTCCAGGGACGGTCTCATCGAGTACGTGGCCGACGGCGTCATCTCGCTCCGCTACCTGGAGCTGCAGGACCGCCACGAGCTGCTGCTCTCCCTGCGCATAATCAAGATGCGCCGCACGGATCACTCGCGCAAGATCACCCCCTACTCCATCGGGGCCAAAGGGCTAGAAGTGCACGTTGGCTCGGAGTTCTAG
- a CDS encoding UPF0179 family protein, translating into MITVIGERQAKVDGQFIYLGPLTDCKECKLKGVCFNLDAGALYRIVEVRDVKHDCKVHEDGVRVVKVEKESMEGAIAKKGALEGTTITYEVIKCDHIGCDHYRLCHPLGIDKGHKARIAKIEGDLECAEGKRLVKVVFE; encoded by the coding sequence ATGATCACTGTGATTGGGGAGAGACAGGCCAAGGTCGATGGGCAGTTCATCTACCTGGGACCGTTGACGGATTGCAAGGAGTGCAAGCTCAAGGGGGTATGCTTCAACTTGGACGCCGGGGCGTTGTACCGCATCGTGGAGGTGCGGGACGTGAAGCACGATTGCAAGGTGCACGAGGACGGGGTCCGCGTGGTCAAGGTGGAGAAGGAGAGCATGGAGGGCGCCATCGCCAAGAAAGGAGCTCTCGAAGGCACCACCATCACCTACGAGGTGATCAAATGCGACCACATCGGCTGCGACCACTACCGTCTGTGCCATCCGTTGGGGATCGATAAGGGGCACAAGGCCCGGATCGCCAAGATCGAGGGCGACCTGGAGTGCGCCGAGGGGAAAAGGCTTGTCAAGGTGGTCTTCGAGTAG
- a CDS encoding phosphoribosylaminoimidazolesuccinocarboxamide synthase, with amino-acid sequence MKLFRVGKVKKVFEVDDRTLEFQFTNNISVFDKIIPTEIPYKGEVLCRTSAYWFKLLADNGVRSDFIKLTGKDRMLVKRVDVISDYSKLNHRTTNYLIPLELICRHYNAGSLNDRVKEGKISMEQLGFPKGHPLKYGEKLPQAFFEATTKLEETDRNLDREEALRISGLTEKEYQELFAAIAKIDDLIAIRAKKAGLIHVDGKKEFAYDEKRQLMIVDTFGTLDEDRWWDAAEYEKGNCVELSKEMVRQHYRETGYHEALYKARKEHRPEPDIPALPKDVADKVSKLYIDMYERMTGERF; translated from the coding sequence ATGAAGCTATTCCGCGTGGGCAAGGTCAAGAAGGTCTTCGAGGTCGACGACCGCACCCTGGAGTTCCAGTTCACCAACAACATCTCCGTCTTCGATAAGATCATTCCCACGGAGATACCGTACAAGGGGGAGGTGCTGTGCCGCACCTCTGCCTACTGGTTCAAACTGCTGGCCGATAATGGAGTACGTTCGGACTTCATCAAACTGACCGGGAAGGACAGGATGCTGGTCAAGCGCGTGGACGTCATCTCCGACTATTCCAAGCTGAACCACAGAACCACCAACTACCTGATCCCCCTGGAGCTCATCTGCCGCCACTACAACGCTGGCTCGCTCAACGACCGGGTGAAGGAAGGGAAGATTTCGATGGAGCAGCTGGGCTTCCCGAAAGGGCACCCGCTGAAGTACGGGGAGAAGCTGCCCCAAGCGTTCTTCGAAGCGACGACGAAACTGGAGGAGACCGACCGGAACCTGGACCGCGAGGAAGCGCTGCGCATCTCCGGGTTGACGGAAAAGGAGTACCAGGAGCTGTTCGCCGCCATCGCCAAGATCGACGATCTCATTGCCATACGGGCAAAAAAGGCCGGGCTCATCCACGTGGACGGCAAGAAGGAGTTCGCCTACGACGAGAAACGTCAGCTGATGATCGTGGACACCTTCGGCACCCTGGACGAGGACAGGTGGTGGGACGCCGCGGAGTACGAGAAGGGCAATTGCGTGGAGCTGAGCAAGGAGATGGTCCGCCAGCACTATCGCGAGACCGGCTATCACGAAGCTCTCTACAAGGCCAGGAAGGAGCACCGGCCGGAGCCGGACATTCCGGCTTTGCCGAAGGACGTCGCCGATAAGGTCAGCAAGCTCTACATAGACATGTACGAAAGGATGACCGGGGAAAGGTTCTAG
- a CDS encoding flavodoxin family protein, giving the protein MSLLVLGLNGSPRRHGNSETLLSEALKGAEEAGANTLQFNLAFMEISSCEACEECFTDGECIVLDEMCRLYDTLEAADAVIVASPIYFSGMSAQTKTAVDRCQALWARRTVLKVPRKPGVGAIILSAAQPQAKFENAVSELRAFMIGIGVRPVSILTVPGLSKKGSAAERPEALSSARSLGQELVRALTADP; this is encoded by the coding sequence ATGAGCCTGTTGGTGCTGGGCCTGAACGGCTCGCCGCGCCGCCACGGCAACTCCGAGACGCTTTTAAGCGAGGCGCTCAAGGGAGCGGAGGAGGCCGGCGCCAACACCCTCCAGTTCAATTTGGCCTTCATGGAGATATCGTCCTGCGAGGCCTGCGAGGAATGCTTCACCGACGGGGAGTGCATCGTCCTAGACGAGATGTGCCGCCTGTACGACACCTTAGAGGCGGCGGACGCGGTCATCGTCGCCAGCCCCATCTACTTCTCCGGCATGAGCGCCCAGACCAAGACGGCAGTGGACCGCTGCCAGGCCCTCTGGGCCCGCCGGACGGTGCTGAAGGTCCCCCGAAAGCCCGGAGTCGGGGCCATCATACTGTCGGCCGCCCAGCCTCAGGCCAAGTTCGAGAACGCCGTGTCGGAGCTGAGGGCGTTCATGATCGGCATCGGCGTCCGGCCGGTGAGCATACTCACCGTCCCTGGACTAAGTAAGAAAGGCTCGGCGGCGGAACGTCCCGAGGCGCTCTCCTCCGCCCGCTCCCTCGGGCAAGAGCTGGTGCGGGCGCTCACTGCTGATCCATAG
- a CDS encoding NAD(P)-dependent glycerol-1-phosphate dehydrogenase, producing MLGLDDGDFTKARSMLFPRQVLVGHDVIGTVPVSCRDFGLSGTALIVTGERTMKVAGNLVRDGLQDNGYEVQVISVGEANNDNLQKVEEAAKACHANFLLGVGGGSKIDLAKMTAARLSKEFLSIPTSASHDGIASGRASIRSGSGPISHDAKVPLAVIADTGIIVKSPYRLLAAGCADVISNATALMDWEFARRLRNEEFSRSAYALASYTAQTIIENADLMRPNLEESVWLAIRPIIISGISMSVAGSSRPTSGSEHMFSHALDIIAPGNALHGDQCGVGCLMMMYLHGGDWMRIREALMKIGAPTSAKELGVTTEQVIEALVTAHQIRKDRFTILGMGLTREAAERIATITKVI from the coding sequence GTGCTTGGATTGGACGATGGAGATTTCACCAAGGCTCGCTCGATGCTTTTTCCAAGGCAAGTTCTTGTGGGCCATGACGTCATAGGCACTGTACCCGTTTCGTGTCGGGACTTCGGGCTTAGTGGCACCGCTCTCATCGTCACCGGGGAACGCACCATGAAGGTCGCCGGCAACCTGGTCCGCGATGGCCTTCAGGACAATGGTTATGAGGTGCAGGTGATCAGCGTCGGCGAGGCCAACAACGACAACCTGCAGAAGGTGGAGGAAGCCGCCAAGGCCTGCCACGCCAACTTCCTGCTGGGCGTCGGCGGCGGTTCCAAGATCGACCTGGCCAAGATGACCGCCGCCAGGCTTTCCAAGGAGTTCCTATCTATACCCACGTCCGCCTCTCACGACGGGATTGCGTCCGGACGCGCCAGCATACGCAGCGGAAGCGGACCGATCTCGCACGACGCCAAGGTACCGTTGGCCGTCATCGCCGATACTGGCATCATCGTAAAATCACCATATCGCTTATTGGCCGCAGGGTGCGCCGACGTCATAAGCAACGCCACCGCCCTGATGGACTGGGAATTCGCCCGCCGACTGCGCAACGAGGAGTTCTCCCGTTCAGCCTACGCGCTGGCCAGCTATACTGCGCAGACCATAATCGAGAACGCCGATCTGATGCGGCCCAACCTGGAGGAGAGCGTTTGGCTGGCCATACGCCCCATAATCATCTCCGGGATAAGCATGAGCGTGGCCGGATCGTCGCGACCCACCTCGGGCAGCGAACACATGTTCTCGCACGCTCTGGACATCATAGCGCCGGGAAATGCGCTGCACGGGGATCAGTGCGGGGTAGGCTGCTTAATGATGATGTACCTTCACGGAGGCGATTGGATGCGCATCCGCGAGGCGCTGATGAAGATAGGGGCCCCCACTTCGGCCAAGGAGCTGGGGGTTACCACGGAGCAGGTGATCGAGGCTCTGGTGACCGCTCACCAGATACGCAAGGACCGCTTCACCATATTGGGCATGGGGCTCACCCGGGAAGCGGCCGAGCGCATCGCCACCATCACCAAGGTCATCTAA
- a CDS encoding CinA family protein: MLGTEVLDKLRKGGLTIAVAESCTGGRICDLLTNVPGCSDVFRGGVVVYSDDSKKNLLGVSQVTIREHGAVSPECVKEMVEGVVRIFNADIGVAVSGIAGPSGGTEDKPVGLVYVALSYQEERIFFKMEFEGSRESIKEQAANESLQLAFDFIP, from the coding sequence ATGCTGGGGACTGAGGTGCTGGACAAGCTGAGGAAGGGGGGACTCACCATCGCCGTGGCCGAGTCCTGCACCGGCGGGCGCATCTGTGATCTGCTGACTAACGTTCCAGGCTGCTCCGATGTCTTCCGCGGCGGGGTGGTGGTCTACAGCGATGACTCCAAGAAGAACCTTCTCGGCGTCTCGCAGGTGACCATTAGGGAGCACGGAGCGGTCAGCCCGGAATGCGTCAAGGAGATGGTCGAAGGCGTGGTCAGGATATTCAACGCGGACATCGGCGTGGCCGTATCCGGCATCGCCGGACCGAGCGGGGGGACGGAGGACAAGCCGGTCGGTCTGGTCTACGTCGCCCTCTCCTACCAGGAGGAGCGCATCTTCTTCAAGATGGAGTTCGAAGGGAGCCGGGAGAGCATCAAGGAACAGGCCGCCAACGAATCCCTTCAGTTGGCCTTCGATTTCATCCCTTGA
- a CDS encoding TIM barrel protein — translation MSSPMRLGAMATLRDHRVISALKVDFLELLVLPQDDFSQVVSFCDGFDGELILHAPEDLPDGRFLDLSSTDPKTREDSVRRIREVTKAGQDTARPVVVHPGGVSEAAMDASTLLPLLRSSLELLPDYIWLENMPLHYHYRGRKLRSSLMRTPAEMKEVEDLVAGFTVDVSHAYLGVERDGNANVLAMFKELGEAVRHVHLSDARRPDVEGVMIGEGEVDMAFLPYLHGLPVLLEIWDGHLDGGAGFREALRRVRGQ, via the coding sequence ATGAGCTCCCCCATGCGGCTGGGCGCCATGGCCACTCTGCGTGATCACCGGGTCATTTCCGCCCTGAAGGTGGACTTCCTGGAGCTTTTGGTCCTTCCCCAGGACGACTTCTCCCAGGTGGTCAGCTTCTGTGACGGCTTCGACGGCGAGCTTATATTGCACGCCCCCGAGGACCTACCCGACGGCCGCTTCCTGGACCTGTCATCTACCGATCCCAAGACCCGGGAGGACAGCGTCAGGCGCATCAGGGAAGTGACCAAGGCCGGCCAGGATACCGCCCGACCGGTGGTGGTGCACCCCGGCGGGGTGAGCGAGGCGGCCATGGACGCCTCGACCCTGCTGCCTTTGCTCCGCTCCTCCCTGGAGCTCCTTCCGGACTACATCTGGCTGGAGAACATGCCCCTGCATTACCATTACCGCGGGCGGAAGCTGCGCTCCAGCCTGATGCGCACCCCAGCGGAGATGAAGGAGGTGGAGGACCTGGTGGCCGGTTTCACCGTGGACGTGTCCCACGCCTATCTGGGGGTGGAGAGGGACGGGAACGCTAACGTATTGGCGATGTTCAAGGAGCTGGGGGAGGCGGTGCGCCACGTGCACCTTTCCGACGCCCGAAGGCCGGACGTGGAAGGGGTCATGATAGGCGAAGGCGAGGTCGACATGGCCTTCCTCCCGTACCTGCATGGCCTACCGGTCCTGCTGGAGATATGGGACGGGCATCTGGACGGCGGGGCCGGTTTCCGCGAGGCCTTGCGCCGCGTACGTGGCCAGTGA
- a CDS encoding response regulator: MGGKVKLSVLMIEDNSDHVDLCREHLPSDEFEVSVARNGAEALAYIKKMPYDVILLDYLLPDTNGMDLLPRIREFQPNASILFVSALDDPDLSYQAIRSEASDYVIKGFGYFRSLPDRIRESLEK; the protein is encoded by the coding sequence ATGGGTGGTAAGGTAAAGCTGTCTGTGCTCATGATCGAGGACAATTCCGACCACGTCGACCTATGCCGGGAGCACTTGCCATCGGACGAGTTCGAGGTGTCGGTGGCCCGCAACGGCGCCGAGGCCTTGGCATACATCAAGAAGATGCCTTACGACGTGATCCTTCTGGATTACCTTCTTCCGGACACCAACGGCATGGACCTGCTGCCCCGCATACGCGAGTTCCAGCCCAACGCCAGCATCCTTTTCGTGAGCGCGTTGGACGATCCGGACCTCAGCTATCAGGCCATTAGGTCCGAGGCCTCCGACTACGTGATCAAGGGCTTCGGCTACTTCCGCAGCCTGCCGGATCGCATCAGGGAGTCGCTGGAGAAATGA